One window of Microbispora sp. ZYX-F-249 genomic DNA carries:
- a CDS encoding AzlD domain-containing protein yields MIWAAIVVTAAGCYAVKLLGLSVPAAVLERPLVRRLAALVPIAALAALIALQTFADGRTLVVDARAAGLAAAAVALLLRAPFLVIVAVAVVVTAAVRALTG; encoded by the coding sequence ATGATCTGGGCCGCGATCGTGGTCACCGCCGCCGGGTGCTACGCCGTGAAGCTGCTCGGGCTGTCGGTCCCGGCGGCGGTGCTCGAACGACCGCTCGTACGCAGGCTGGCCGCGCTGGTGCCGATCGCGGCGCTGGCCGCGCTGATCGCCCTGCAGACCTTCGCCGACGGCCGCACGCTCGTCGTCGACGCCCGGGCCGCCGGGCTCGCGGCGGCGGCCGTCGCCCTGCTGCTGCGCGCGCCGTTCCTGGTGATCGTCGCGGTCGCCGTCGTCGTCACCGCCGCCGTCCGCGCCCTCACCGGCTGA
- a CDS encoding ATP-dependent DNA ligase yields the protein MKQPVEPQIPDLELPVVPPVAPMLAKAVKALPKQDGTLYYEPKWDGFRCIVFRDGDEVFLGSRNERPFTRYFPELVEAVKRELPPKCVVDGEIVLIRGQSLDFDALQQRIHPAQSRVRLLAENTPASFVAFDLLATAAEDLMEAPFSERRARLEEALAGAGRSVRLTPVTRDEGRAAEWFDAFEGAGLDGIVVKPGDQPYTPDKRVMFKVKHERTADCVVAGYREHKSGPVVGSLLLGLYSPDGRLHHVGVAASFPMKRREELVEELAPYRVRDLSEHPWGHWAEVAAGGAEGQRLPGAVSRWNAKKDLSFIPLRPERVVEVAYDHMEGDRFRHTAQFRRWRPDRTPASCTYDQLDRPVSYDLDKILAR from the coding sequence ATGAAGCAGCCGGTTGAGCCGCAGATCCCCGACTTGGAACTGCCGGTCGTGCCGCCGGTCGCGCCGATGCTCGCCAAGGCCGTCAAGGCGCTGCCGAAGCAGGACGGCACGCTCTACTACGAGCCGAAGTGGGACGGCTTCCGCTGCATCGTCTTCCGGGACGGCGACGAGGTCTTCCTGGGCAGCAGGAACGAGCGGCCCTTCACGCGCTACTTTCCCGAGCTGGTCGAGGCCGTCAAACGGGAGCTGCCGCCCAAGTGCGTCGTGGACGGCGAGATCGTGCTGATCAGGGGACAGTCGCTCGACTTCGACGCGCTGCAGCAGCGCATCCATCCCGCGCAGTCCCGGGTGCGGCTGCTGGCCGAGAACACGCCCGCGTCCTTCGTCGCCTTCGACCTGCTCGCCACCGCGGCCGAGGACCTCATGGAGGCCCCGTTCTCCGAGCGCAGGGCCCGGCTGGAGGAGGCGCTGGCGGGCGCGGGCCGGTCCGTACGGCTCACGCCGGTCACCCGGGACGAGGGCCGGGCCGCCGAGTGGTTCGACGCGTTCGAGGGCGCCGGCCTCGACGGCATCGTCGTGAAGCCGGGCGACCAGCCGTACACGCCGGACAAGCGCGTGATGTTCAAGGTCAAGCACGAGCGGACGGCCGACTGCGTGGTGGCGGGCTACCGCGAGCACAAGTCCGGCCCGGTCGTCGGGTCGCTGCTGCTCGGGCTCTACTCGCCGGACGGCCGTCTGCACCATGTGGGCGTCGCGGCGTCGTTCCCGATGAAGCGCCGTGAGGAACTCGTCGAGGAGCTCGCGCCGTACCGGGTGCGGGACCTGAGCGAGCATCCGTGGGGGCACTGGGCCGAGGTCGCCGCGGGCGGCGCCGAGGGCCAGCGCCTGCCCGGCGCCGTGTCGCGGTGGAACGCCAAGAAGGATCTGTCGTTCATCCCGCTGCGGCCCGAACGGGTGGTCGAGGTGGCCTACGACCACATGGAGGGCGACCGGTTCCGCCACACCGCCCAGTTCCGCCGCTGGCGCCCGGACCGCACTCCCGCGTCCTGCACCTACGACCAGCTCGACCGCCCGGTGAGCTACGACCTCGACAAGATCCTCGCCCGCTGA